One endosymbiont 'TC1' of Trimyema compressum genomic window, TGCTACACTGTTTGCCAAAATTGCTTTTCTACCACAGTTACCAAATAATTGAATATCATAGAAATAAGAACTTGTGTAATCTTGCCTGTAAAATAGTTGGTAACAACAAGTCTGTAGCAATATTAGCTAAAATAGTACCTTCTGGTGGACCTGCATAACTACCAATGTAAGAAAAGCCTCCTGCTCTAATTTTATGCCCATTATTTAAACCATGAATAATTCTATGGAAATTACTGAAAGTACATTTAAGCTCAACTGGTGTTAGAGACATAGTAACATTGCCTTTTCCTGCAAGTCTGGCCAGCGCCTCCTAAATGCCCAAACTCAGTACAAGCCCCTGCAACTCCATTACAAGCCCCTGCAACTCCAGTACAAGCCATTCCAAGGTCTACCCGCTCTCCAAAGTGCTTCTTGTTTAAGCTTTGATTCATAATCTCCCATTAATGTTTCGTAGGGTGTACCTGCTCTAATAGTTCTACCAAAAACCGTTGTTAAAGTAGGCCCGTGCAGGACATCAACTAACTTATTGTATTTAACAATACCCTCGACTAAAGGCATATACAAATCTTCTGAGCAAGCAATCCCTAAAGATACGCATAAAAGAGGTTCAATAGGATCTTCTGGTTTTCTAGGATGCATAACAACCTGATCTTGACCTTCTCCTAAAATATTCACTTTTTGATAATCCCGAATACACTCTAAAAGCTCACTTTCGTCAATTTTAATAATTCTCTCAGTATCTTCACAAAGTATTCCCAGTTCCAAAGTCAACTCCCAGCCAGCTTTAAAGAAACGATCTGCCAAACTATCATCACAGTTAATAGGATTTTCAGGATCATAGGTTTTTTCTAGTCCATGCTCCTTTAATTTGGAACGTATAGCGCCTGGTACTACTTTAGTATCCCACTCCTTAACTGTACATAGAGGACCACTATATGCTTTGTCTAAATTATTTAGTAATTTTTGAACTTTAATATCATGCATTTCCTTATCCTCCTAATTTAATTCTGAGTCAACAATGAGTGTATCCTGAGCAACAGGTTTACATTGCTTAATTAACTGCTTACACATTTCTAAAGCATCAAAACCAGTTCTGGACCAACCATCAGCTTTAATACCCTTAGCAAAATCAGCAGTAACCGGTCCTCCACCCTACTACATAAAAGTACTTATCTCTTGTACCTGAATCATCTAAATAGCTTACAATATCCTTTAGATAAGGTAGAGAAGTAGTCAGCAAAGTAGAAATACCAATTATGTCGGCATTAACTTCTTCAGCTTTCTCAATAAATGATTTTACTGGCACATCAATACCAATATTATGAACCTCAAATCCATTGACAGATAAAAGAGCTGCTACAATATTTTTACCAATATCATGAACGTCCCCTTTAGCTTGTCCAATTACTACAGAACCTAATTTTGTTGAAGCAATTTCTTCAGTATTCATAGATTCAAAAATAAGGGCAATGACTTCTGTCATTGTGTCATCTGAAACAATTAATTCAGGTAAAAATGCCTCCCCTTCATTGTAGCGTTAATTAACAATATCCATACCCTTTGAAGCACCGTCATTTAAGATTTCAAGGGGCTTATGCCTGCCGCCATAGCTTCTTTAACCAATGCTTTTCCTTCATCGGTTTCACCTTCAGCAATTGCATAACTGAGTTTCTTTAAAATTTCTTCTTTCATAGATAACGCCTCCATTCTTTTTATTCCATAGCCAATTACCCTTGTAATCGTCTAAGTAATTCATTTCTGAGTTAGTCTTCTCCAGGAATAATGCTTTCGTACATAATATCACCATCAATGCATAATGTAGGAATTGCAGTGACACCTCTTTATTTCATTAATTTTACTGCTGCCTTTTCTTTAATCTTATGCTCAATAACTTCAATGTCTCCATCTATTTTTCCGCTCACATCTAAAGCTAGTTCTTTCATATAAGTACAGGGAGCACATCCACCTGAATCCAATGTAAATAATTCTATCAATACCTTCTTACTCATGAGGACCCTCCTTAATCATTTCTATGAACAACATCTGTAATTGCTTTTATATTTTCAGGACTACTGCTATAAGGAATATCACAGCCAGGAGCTAAAATAAATCCTGGTCCCTTGCCTTCTTCAATGCATTTTTCAGCAAAAGCAATATTATCCTCAACTTCACCGAAAAGGATGCCTACTGTCAGTGGTAAATTTCCAGCAAATACCCTTTTCTCTTTTCTAGCTTCTTCTGCTACATAAGCAAAATCTAAGTTCTCATATACGCCAAAGCCATCTGCATTTACTTTAGCTAGATTGGGAATAACTCTCGTTGCATTGCCACAAACAAAAATCAATGAGTATCCTCCTGCTTCTCTGATTAAATCAATACTCTTCTGATAATATGGAGCTGCAAATTTACCAAAGAATTGAGGGCTAATTTGAGAGGTCATAGGGTCAACTATAGCAATAATTTCAACCCCTCTTTTTAAATACATTTTTATCATCTCTTGGCAAACTTCATCACAAAACTCTAAAATTTCCAACACTCTTTCAGGATCTTTAATCATGGCTGTTATCATATTACTACCCAGTAAATGTAAGCCCAATGTAAAGGGACCACATACAAGACCTAATACGCCAATATCATCACCATATTCTTTCATAATTCTTTCTGTTGCTTCCAAAACAATAGGTATTCTACCATCTTCTTCAGTAATCATCTTTAATTCTGATAGAGGAACCCTATCTAAAATATGATCCTTAACTGCTGGTGGATTTTCATCACTCCACAGCAAACCACACCCTAAAGCTTCTACTTCTAGTTGCAAATCAAAGGCAATTGGCAAACCATCTGGATTATACTCTTCTCTAGCTTTTTTAAATCCTTCAAAAATTAAATCTGCTGACTTTAATAAATCTTCTGCTGTTTCACCAATTAAATAGCCACTATGAACGCCAACGTAAGGTAACCAAGGAATCCGTTCAGGATCCCTATTATTTAAGGCTTCCATTAAAATAGATTTGTTATTCATACCCTATCCTCCTCTGCGTTTGAAAAAATTTACCTGTCTCTTAACTTGATTGTATAGCATCATCTTAGCAAAAACTATTTCATTTGATTGCATAATTTCACATACTTTCCATTGCTTTAGTATGCACATTTGGACATGGCACTAAATACATGCTTTTCATGATTCAAAATGTAGCTGTTTTTGCTCTAAATCATAATAAACTAATCTCCAGATGCTCCTATCATTAGATAAATATACATAAAGTATTTGTATATGATATTCTCTAAAAGCTAATTTTCACCATTGCTAAAAGAATAATTAATGGCTATACTAAATCCAATGAAAGAGGTTAAACAGATGGATAAATTACCTTTATTTAGCTGTGGTGGTGATGATCAAATTTTCTTTCCAAACCTACTTATTGAAAAAGAAAAACTGTCCCCTCAGCAAATATTTACGACTGGAAAAGGCATGGCTAAAATGGCTATTGCTTTAAAAAACTTTGAAAATAAAGATACCATTACAATCCCCTTCTCTACCAACATTGAAAGCGAAGCTTTAGGAGGCGCCTTTCAATTAGGTGCAGACATGACAGGACCTATTGTAAAAGACCAAGGAATCTATACATCTATGGACGATATAAAGAATATTCCTCCTATGAATTTTGGCAAAGGCATCCTTAAAGAGATATTGTAAGCAATTGAAGAGATTAAGAAAAAATATGAAACACCTATTGTTTTAAAAATAGAAGGTCCCTTTATAATCTGTGAATTTATAATGTCTACGAGTCTGTTTTATAAAGCTATTTTAACAAAGGATCCAACTATAGTTGATTTTTTAAAAAGATTAAAAAATGATTTACTTCACTATGTGGATTTAGCATTAGAAAAAAGTGTTTCCATAATTTCCTACGGAGATCCCAGTGGTAATTTAAATATAGTGGCCAAAAATTTTTCAAGCAAATGAACCAACTCTTTAATAAACCTTTTTTGAAGCACTAAAAAAGGTTTATTAAAGGGCTAGTCCATATCTGTGGTCAAGTAAAACCAATGGTCTTCGAACTACTGAAATGATCGAGTTGGAACCTTATCCAATCCCAGAAGTTAACAGTTATGCCAGTGCCCTTAATTACGCAACTGCAAAAGAAGAAAATATAATCATAATTGGTAATTATTGTCTCAATCTTGCCCACAGACCCTATAAAAAAGATTTTATTCATAAAGTAAATATAATTTAGAAATTTAAAAAGCCATACAGAAAACCTCTGCACGGCTTTTTAAATTATAATACATATTATTTACTTTGCTATACAAACTACTGAATAGTAAAAGTTCTGGTTGTCTTCTACTATTTCTAACCTGTTTTTCTAATAAAAGCCTTAATTCTCTGGGCATACCACCAATCAGTTACCCCACAATAGGTCCCCTGAATTAATGATAAGCCAATTGCTTCTACTACCTGAAAGTCTCTCTGGGGAAATATTTTCCATAAAACCCAGTCATAAAAATCTTCTTCTAAAGAACAAGGAATACCATTAACAACTGCTCGCAAAGGAGCATTTTCAGTCACTAGTTTTTCCCAAAATAGAGCCACAGCCTTCCGCTCTTCAAAAATGATATTTTTTTCAGTAGCAGAAATCTCTACAATATCCTCTGGAGATAAATCACTTGTCCCATTAATAAACCTAAGACTATCTCCCTCCAATTTAAAAGGGGGTATTTTCACACTGGTAATTCTACTTTTAGAGTCTTGCAAAATATGCATAGCCCAGTAAAATCCACAGGCTTCAGCTGGTGCATCACTCCACCAGATTCTAATATCTTCTCCCATATCCCCTGTCTTATAAAGGCGTTTTAATTGTGTTTTAAAACTCTCACGCTCTTCTTCCACCCAATTGTTTTTTCATATTATGAATTTCATAAATCTCCTTTACCATCTTCATATGAGAGTCTACATCAGTAACCTGAGAGATATCCCCTGATTATGCCAAAAGCCAAATAAGCACTATATCTGTAATCTCCAGAAATCTTAAGCCCTGTATAGGGTTTAACTACAGTATTGGTAATCTTTTCATTACCATAAGTATTCCCAGAAATTTCCACTCCCATAATTTGAGACTTATCCCCTGTGGCTTTCGCCAGACCCAAACTAGCTGCCCCAACTGGGACTAAAAATTAATTCAATCATTTTAACCTCTTCCCTCTTTAATCTAATTAATAGATTGCCATCATTTTAATAATTCTTTCTTTTAACTCATTTCTAATATGCTGAGGCTCAAGGCACTCACATTTATCACCAAAACTCAATAAAATACCATAGCCTAATTCATCTTCTACAAAAGGAAAATCAACAATAAAATAATCACTATCTACAGGTTTAATTGCTGCTTCTTTACACCGTTCAATAACCCGTTCTCTCATATCATTATGGACTTTTAATTTGATATAGACAATTCTTTGATCAACCCAGCCTTTCCCACTTAGATCTTCCTCAATAAATTCTCTAGGCTCAAATAATGAATCTACAATCTTTACCTCAAACATGCGATTTAATTTAAATATTCTAAATTCTTCCCTCAATCTACAATAAGCTTGGAGATACCAACTCCCCTCTTTTAAGACGAAACGATAAGGTTCAACTGTGCGACTTGATTTTTGTTACCACTATTAGAATACGTAAAAGTAAGGAGCTTGTTTCCCTCTAGAGATTCCTTTACTTTTTCTAAATTAGGACTAGCATAGGTATTGCCAGACCACATTGTCAAATCAATATAAACTTTCTTAGCTTTTTGTTCAATATCTTCTCTTTTACCTTCTGGTATTAGGCTTTTCACTTTCGCTAATGTACCTGCCATATCCTCAGCCGATAACGTAGCAGATATATTGCTTAAGTCAGATAAAAGAGCTGTAATATCAATTGCTGTGAAAAACTGTTTACTTACTTTGTAATTCTCCAGAATACCTATCCCACCATTAACACCAGGGTAGGTTATAATAGGAATTCCAGCTAAATCTAGCGTATCAGCATCTCCATAGATGGTTCTTGGCGATACCTCAAACATTTCAGCAAGTTTAGTAACACTGATTCTATCTTTTTCTAAGAGTACCATTATTATAACAATTAAGCGATCTATTTTCATTTTAAACCCTTTCTTATTTCTATTAAGCTAAATTAATTTTATAACCCTGACAGATAGATGTCAAGGTTGCCATGCTATACTTAATCTAGAATAAGAAAAGGAGTTATTAACATGGATTATTTACATGCATTCAACAAAATTATGACTGAGGGAAAGACAGTTGCTCTAGCAACAGCTACAGTAGCTACGCCAAATGTAAGAATGGTCAATTTCTTTTACAACCCACCAGAGGATAAAGGCATCCTCTACTTTTCAACATTTAAAGGCAATAATAAGATTAAGGAATTTACTGAAAATAACACTATTGCCTTTACAACTATTCCAGAAACAGGAAACAATCATATCAGAGTTAATGGAGGTACTGTAGAAAAAGCAATCTTACTATTCATGACATAAAAGATGAATTTATTAAAAAATCCCCTGATTTTGCAATGACAATAAAACAAGGAGGAGATGCACTCGAAATTTATGAAGTTCGTTTTAAGGATGCTACTTTAATTCTCGATTTCATGACTATTGTACAAGTAACACTATAACATAAAAAACAGCAATATTACAATTGCTGTTTTTTTTCTATTTCATTTATAAACCACTTTAAACTATTTTTTTTATCATGATTATTTGTATATGGTAGCCAAGTAATCTCAGAATGTCCTCTAAACCAAGTTAACTGTCTCTTAGCATATTGTCTTGTAGACTGTTTCATTTTTAAAACACTTTCTGCAAAAGTCATTTCACCTTTTAAAAATAAAACCATTTCCTTATAACCGATTGTCTTCATAGGCGCAGAATCCTCTGAAACCCCTGCATTCAATAATACTTCAACTTCCTGTAACAGCCCTTCGTCTATCATTTGGTCTACCCGTTTTTCAATTTGCTCATAAAGAGCAAGTCTATTTACATCTAATGCCGCTGCAATAAGATCATCCCTTAATCCACCACTCTCATTTTCTTGTTCCCAAATTGGTTTTCCAGTTAAATGAATAGCCTCTAATGCTCCTATGATTCTGGTCACATGATTGGGATGAATTCGTTTTGCCGAATAAGCATCTACCTTTTCTAACATATTATGTAAATAGGCAGAACCATTGGTTTCCTTTAATTGGTATAACTTTTTTCTATACGCTTCATCTATTGCTTTTTCTTTAAAACTATATTGATAGGCAAATGCTTTAAAGTATAGTCCTGTTCCCCCAACAATAATAGGAAAATAACCTGAATCTTGGACAATTTTAATGGATTCCTTTAATGCCTTAACATAGTCAGCCACAGTAAAGGGTTCATTTGCAGTTACAATATCTAACATATAGTGGGGAATACCTGCCATTTCCTTTGCTGTCACTTTTCCTGAACCAATATTAAAGCCTTGATATATTTGCACTGAATCGCAAGAAATAATAGCACCATTAACTGCTTTTGCAGTAGCAATAGCAAAACTGCTTTTACCACTTCCCGTTGGACCTAAAACACATCCTATCATTCCTAACTCCTTAAAAATAACTTTTCTAAATCATCCGTAGGCCATTTAATTACAGTCGGTCTGCCATGAGGACAGGTGTAGGAAAATTCGCATTGTCCCAACTGGAGCAATAAACTTTTATTCTCACTTTCTGTTAAAACATGCCAGGCTTTCACAGAGCCTACACAAGCTGCTTTTTCAATCATAAAATCTTCAATCATCTCAAGTTCTTTATTTTCAATTTTATCAACTAATTCCAGGAGAAAATCCCGTCCTGCTTCTTCTCCTGGCATAGATAAGGGTAGCCCTCTTAAAGTAAAACCATTTTCACCAAAAGCTTCTAACAAGACACCATAACCTTCTAAAGTCATAATATGTTCAACAATTTTTAAATAATCGCTTTGGCCAACCTCAATTAGTTCAGGTTTTAATAAAAACTGACTTTTAAAACCATCTTCTAAAAACTGTTTTTTTAATTCTTTCAAAACGAACTCTTTCATGACAAGCATGTTGATCAAATAAATACAAATTATCTTCCAATACACCAATTAAATAAGTTTGGATACGTCACCAATAATCATTACTTCCTCAAATGGATTTTTTCAATGGCTTCACCTTACCTGAAACTGTTAGGGTAATTTGTTCTTCAATTAAGGGCTTTTCTTCTCTAATTTCTGCTTTTTCTCTCTTTTCAGTTAATTTTGGACATATACTAAAAAAGTAGACAGGAAAAAGTGAAACATGTTTTAAATAAGTAGACACATAAGAAAGGATAAAATTATGAATAATTACAAGAAATACGATGAAGAATTTAAAAAAAGTATTGTTAATTTACACCAAAACGGTAAAACTCAATCCCAACTTTCTAAAGAATATGGTGTCTCCATGTCTGCTTTACACAAGTGGATTAAACTTTATTCTCAGGTTAGAATTGATGATGATACTATTCTAACCGCTAAGCAGATTAAGGATCTTCAAAAGCGTAATGCTCGACTCTAGGAGGAAAATATCATTTTAAAAAAAGCAATTGCCATATTCACGCCTCACTCAGACAAAGATTAATGGCTGTTCATACCCTTCGTTTTCAGCACGCTATCTCTTTTCTTTGTCATGTCCTTAAAGTGAACCGCAGCTCCTATTACAAATACTTTTCGGAAAAACTTTCTCCTAGAACTATTGAGAATTAAAAACTCCGTCAGCTTATTCTCGGAGATTTGTCATCTTACTAAGAGACGTATTGGCCCATCTAAGATTAAGGCTCTTCTTTCCTATGACTATGGCATCAACATCAGTATTGGTAGAGCGAGCCGCCTGATGACTGACATGAATCTTCCTAAAATGCCTACTATCAAACTTCGGTTTATTCATCCGAGGTCTATTCCCAATTTTGATTGCCCTAACTACCTAAATCAAAATTTTAATGTTCCTCAGCCCAATCAAGTCTGGGCTAGTGACATTACCTATATTAATTTAAATGCCTCTTTTGCTTATCTCTGTGTTATTATGGATTTATTTTCTCGTAAAATTATTGCTTGGAAGCTCTCTCTTAAAATTGATACTTCTCTTGTTAAGGATACTTTTATCAAAGCCTTTTATTCTCAAAAACCTTCTACTTCTCTTATTTTTCATTCTGACAGAGGTTCCTAATATACTTCTTTTATCTTTAGAAAGCTCCTTGATTCTTTTGGTATCATTCAATCTTTTTCTAAGCTTTCTCATCCTTGGGACAATGCTGTCGTTGAGTCCTTTTTAAATATATGAAAAAAGAAGAAATTCTTCGTAGGTCTTTTTCTTCCTTTGCTCAAATTAAGCTTTCCTGCTTTGAACACATTGAGGGCTTCTACAACCCCCTATACGTCCCCACTCTGCTAATAACATTCTTTCTCCTAATTCCAAAGAAGACTATTTTTTCACTTCTATTAAAACTTAATTTCACTTTTTCTATCTACTCTATTGACATTCTTCCAGTCAATTGTCGTAAGCTTACTAGCTCCATGACGCATAAATGCCTTTTTAATATTCCCTTTAGGTATCCCATAACCATTGTCAATAATCTTAATTTTATCTAAGCCACCATTTTCAATAGTAATATAAATCATAGTCGCCTTAGCATCCAAACTATTTTCAACAAGTTCTTTAATAACATCAGTTGGTGATTCAATAACTTCTCCAGCTGCAATTTGATTTATAGTATGATTATCTAATAATATTATTGTATTTTCCATACATTTACCTTTTCCCCTTCTTTAACTCAAAAAGAAACTGTAAGGCTTCCATTGGAGACATAGCATTAGGATCTACTGAATCCAACATTTCTTTTAATGGATTTTCTTTTTCCACAAACTCTAAAGTCATTTGCTATCCATCATTAATTCCTGTTATTGGAGGTACATGATTTTCTAATTCAGTCATTTTTACTTCAGCTCTCTTAATTAAATGTTCAGGCAATCCAGCCATTTTAGCAACATGGATACCATAGCTTTTGCTAGCACCACCATTAACTACCTTCCTTAAAAAACAACATCATCTTTGTATTCTTGAACAGCCATTGATAAATTCAACACATTGGCGTATTCATTTTCCAAATTAATTAACTCATGATAGTGGGTGGCAAATACAGTTCTAGCTTTAATAGCTGTTAATAAATAATCACTGACAGCCCAGGCAATAGCCAAACCATCTAAAGTACTGGTTCCTCTGCCAACTTCATCTAAAATAACCAGACTTTTATCGGTAGCATTATTAATAATAGTAGCCACCTCATTCATTTCAACCATAAAAGTACTCTGACCGCTGGCTAAATCATCAACTGGCTCCTACTCGAGCAAATACGCGATCAACAACACTTAATTTAAAGGCTGTAGCAGGGTACATAACTGCCACATTGAGCCATTATAGTAAACAATAGCCAAGGGTTCATTTGCCAGCCATATTAGGCCCAGTAATAATAGCTAAATTCTTGTCATTGGGATTCATTGTGAAAGAGTTAGGAATATAGTCTCCAAACTCAACTAATCGTTCCACAACAGGATGTCTGCCATCCACTATTTCAAAGCTTGGTTCATCTACAATTTCAGCTGCCACATAATTATATTGATTGGCTACTTTTGAAAAACTCAAAAGACTATCAATAATTGCAATATGATAGGCAGATTTTTTAAAGAAACTGTCTGGCTTAAAACCTGTTCTCTTATGCCTAGGAATATTTCATACTCTAGCTGTTTCAAT contains:
- a CDS encoding cobalamin-dependent protein (Presence of a B(12) (cobalamin)-binding domain implies dependence on cobalamin itself, in one of its several forms, or in some unusual lineages, dependence on a cobalamin-like analog.), with translation MTEVIALIFESMNTEEIASTKLGSVVIGQAKGDVHDIGKNIVAALLSVNGFEVHNIGIDVPVKSFIEKAEEVNADIIGISTLLTTSLPYLKDIVSYLDDSGTRDKYFYVVGWRTGYC
- the miaA gene encoding tRNA (adenosine(37)-N6)-dimethylallyltransferase MiaA gives rise to the protein MIGCVLGPTGSGKSSFAIATAKAVNGAIISCDSVQIYQGFNIGSGKVTAKEMAGIPHYMLDIVTANEPFTVADYVKALKESIKIVQDSGYFPIIVGGTGLYFKAFAYQYSFKEKAIDEAYRKKLYQLKETNGSAYLHNMLEKVDAYSAKRIHPNHVTRIIGALEAIHLTGKPIWEQENESGGLRDDLIAAALDVNRLALYEQIEKRVDQMIDEGLLQEVEVLLNAGVSEDSAPMKTIGYKEMVLFLKGEMTFAESVLKMKQSTRQYAKRQLTWFRGHSEITWLPYTNNHDKKNSLKWFINEIEKKQQL
- a CDS encoding DUF3658 domain-containing protein, which encodes MEEERESFKTQLKRLYKTGDMGEDIRIWWSDAPAEACGFYWAMHILQDSKSRITSVKIPPFKLEGDSLRFINGTSDLSPEDIVEISATEKNIIFEERKAVALFWEKLVTENAPLRAVVNGIPCSLEEDFYDWVLWKIFPQRDFQVVEAIGLSLIQGTYCGVTDWWYAQRIKAFIRKTG
- a CDS encoding monomethylamine:corrinoid methyltransferase; the protein is MHDIKVQKLLNNLDKAYSGPLCTVKEWDTKVVPGAIRSKLKEHGLEKTYDPENPINCDDSLADRFFKAGWELTLELGILCEDTERIIKIDESELLECIRDYQKVNILGEGQDQVVMHPRKPEDPIEPLLCVSLGIACSEDLYMPLVEGIVKYNKLVDVLHGPTLTTVFGRTIRAGTPYETLMGDYESKLKQEALWRAGRPWNGLYWSCRGL
- a CDS encoding pyridoxamine 5'-phosphate oxidase family protein, with protein sequence MDYLHAFNKIMTEGKTVALATATVATPNVRMVNFFYNPPEDKGILYFSTFKGNNKIKEFTENNTIAFTTIPETGNNHIRVNGGTVEKAILLFMT
- a CDS encoding ATP-binding protein, which encodes MENTIILLDNHTINQIAAGEVIESPTDVIKELVENSLDAKATMIYITIENGGLDKIKIIDNGYGIPKGNIKKAFMRHGASKLTTIDWKNVNRVDRKSEIKF
- a CDS encoding helix-turn-helix transcriptional regulator; the protein is MKIDRLIVIIMVLLEKDRISVTKLAEMFEVSPRTIYGDADTLDLAGIPIITYPGVNGGIGILENYKVSKQFFTAIDITALLSDLSNISATLSAEDMAGTLAKVKSLIPEGKREDIEQKAKKVYIDLTMWSGNTYASPNLEKVKESLEGNKLLTFTYSNSGNKNQVAQLNLIVSS
- a CDS encoding uroporphyrinogen decarboxylase family protein; translation: MNNKSILMEALNNRDPERIPWLPYVGVHSGYLIGETAEDLLKSADLIFEGFKKAREEYNPDGLPIAFDLQLEVEALGCGLLWSDENPPAVKDHILDRVPLSELKMITEEDGRIPIVLEATERIMKEYGDDIGVLGLVCGPFTLGLHLLGSNMITAMIKDPERVLEILEFCDEVCQEMIKMYLKRGVEIIAIVDPMTSQISPQFFGKFAAPYYQKSIDLIREAGGYSLIFVCGNATRVIPNLAKVNADGFGVYENLDFAYVAEEARKEKRVFAGNLPLTVGILFGEVEDNIAFAEKCIEEGKGPGFILAPGCDIPYSSSPENIKAITDVVHRND